One window of Pieris rapae chromosome 14, ilPieRapa1.1, whole genome shotgun sequence genomic DNA carries:
- the LOC111003537 gene encoding uncharacterized oxidoreductase SSP0419-like — MSASAHVITYIANRSTSVCVCIADSAHAKMSFKNKVVIVTGASSGIGAATALKFSKEGAAVVMVARDEAKLKAVKKKCDAEGWPAFIIKADISEEEEAESVIEKTVNEFGKIDILINNAGILRCGRIVDGSILETYDEVMNTNIRAVVYLTTYATPHLINSSGNIVNISTIGGERVICSDYNAYCVSKAALTHFTRAAAMELGEHGVRVNTVSPGIVRTDLLKNAGFNTDDDDNFIFKTVMNKWTEPEEIADLILYVASDKAKSITGSNFVSDNGNLLI, encoded by the coding sequence ATGTCCGCGTCTGCTCatgtaattacatatatagcGAATCGATCGACTTCAGTCTGCGTCTGCATTGCGGACAGTGCGCACGCCAAaatgagttttaaaaataaagttgtgATTGTGACCGGCGCCAGCTCCGGTATTGGTGCTGCTACCGCATTGAAATTCTCAAAAGAAGGCGCTGCGGTCGTAATGGTAGCTCGTGACGAGGCAAAACTCAAAGCTGTCAAGAAAAAATGCGACGCCGAAGGTTGGCCTGCATTCATTATCAAGGCCGACATATCTGAGGAGGAGGAAGCTGAAAGTGTTATCGAAAAAACTGTAAATGAATTTGGCAaaatagacatcttaataAACAATGCAGGTATACTACGATGTGGACGAATAGTTGACGGATCTATCCTAGAAACATACGACGAGGTTATGAATACAAACATACGAGCTGTAGTATATCTCACAACATATGCAACACCACATCTAATAAATAGTTCAGGGAATATTGTGAATATTTCTACTATAGGAGGCGAGAGAGTTATATGTTCTGACTACAATGCATATTGTGTTTCAAAGGCGGCCTTAACACATTTCACACGTGCGGCCGCGATGGAATTAGGTGAACATGGCGTAAGAGTGAATACAGTAAGCCCTGGAATTGTGAGAACTGACTTATTAAAAAACGCGGGGTTCAATACAGATGATGATGATAACTTTATATTCAAAACTGTTATGAATAAGTGGACTGAGCCAGAGGAAATAGCTGATTTAATTCTTTACGTTGCCAGTGATAAGGCCAAAAGTATAACTGGCTCGAACTTTGTTAGTGATAATggtaatttgttaatttaa
- the LOC111003559 gene encoding uncharacterized oxidoreductase TM_0325-like yields MSFANKVLLVTGAGSGIGAGTAIKFAKEGANVAIVGRNVDKLKIIAEKCEKIGPKPLIIQSDVSHDESASKIINEVIAAFKRLDVLVNNAGVLKFGTIMKGNLLEAYDTSMAVNVRAPIHLTAIAAPHLVKTKGNIINISSLAGTAAPEKPPTSAYHISKAALSHFSRCAALELSKHGVRVNTISPGPVKTDLMDNAGIGHVKFEDMAKTLPLQRVSEAGEIADLIAFLASDKAVGITGTEIFVDNGYLLRHG; encoded by the coding sequence atgagTTTTGCTAACAAAGTGTTACTAGTAACTGGTGCTGGATCAGGTATTGGAGCAGGAACTGCTATTAAATTTGCAAAAGAAGGCGCCAACGTGGCAATCGTTGGCCGAAATGTAGATAAGCTAAAGATAATTGCAGAAAAATGCGAGAAAATTGGACCCAAACCCTTAATAATACAATCAGACGTGAGTCATGATGAATCAGCGTCCAAAATTATTAACGAAGTAATTGCAGCATTTAAAAGATTAGATGTTTTAGTAAACAATGCTGGTGTATTGAAATTTGGAACAATAATGAAAGGGAACTTATTAGAAGCCTACGATACATCAATGGCTGTTAATGTACGCGCCCCAATTCATTTAACAGCAATAGCCGCGCCACATCTCGTCAAAACTAAGGGAAACATCATTAATATATCTAGTCTGGCGGGCACAGCAGCCCCAGAAAAGCCACCAACCAGTGCCTATCACATCTCAAAAGCTGCTCTTAGCCACTTTTCGCGATGTGCAGCGTTAGAACTCTCTAAACATGGAGTAAGAGTCAACACTATAAGTCCTGGCCCAGTTAAAACAGATCTTATGGATAATGCTGGAATCGGTCATGTTAAGTTTGAAGATATGGCTAAAACCTTACCCTTGCAAAGAGTGTCTGAAGCGGGGGAAATTGCTGATCTTATTGCATTTTTGGCGAGTGATAAGGCCGTAGGTATTACGGGGACAGAGATATTTGTTGATAACGGTTATCTTTTAAGACatggataa